One genomic window of Sodaliphilus pleomorphus includes the following:
- a CDS encoding IS1096 element passenger TnpR family protein has translation MIYKFLVGSEESENFKLEIKIDSEDTFMRLRNTILDASGYSKEQMDSFYICDDDWHKEKEVTVMDMGSDSDEDVWIMDDTPLDELLDEEGQKLKFVFDYMTERYFYMVLKETIPGKSLHDPLCTRKEGKAPKETTDYEEPAKPVAKIPDATIEDLGEEFYGDESFNEDELGDLDEYDGGDDGLNA, from the coding sequence ATGATTTATAAATTTCTTGTTGGTTCAGAAGAGTCGGAGAATTTTAAACTTGAGATCAAGATCGACTCTGAAGACACCTTTATGAGATTAAGAAACACAATACTCGATGCCAGCGGCTACAGCAAGGAGCAGATGGACTCCTTCTACATTTGCGATGACGATTGGCATAAAGAAAAAGAAGTCACTGTGATGGACATGGGCTCTGACAGCGACGAAGACGTGTGGATAATGGACGACACCCCACTCGACGAGCTCCTCGACGAAGAGGGACAAAAACTCAAGTTTGTATTTGACTACATGACTGAGCGATACTTCTACATGGTGCTCAAAGAGACCATACCTGGCAAAAGCCTGCACGACCCACTGTGCACACGCAAGGAAGGCAAGGCTCCTAAAGAAACCACCGACTATGAGGAGCCCGCAAAGCCAGTTGCCAAGATTCCCGATGCCACCATCGAGGACCTGGGCGAGGAGTTCTACGGCGACGAGTCGTTCAATGAAGACGAACTGGGCGACCTCGACGAGTATGACGGCGGCGACGACGGCCTCAACGCTTGA
- the spt gene encoding serine palmitoyltransferase yields MKLLQAKLAKYDEPQKAKALGIYPYFRAISSEQDTEVIMNGKKVLMFGSNCYSGLVNDKRVHEAAIEAIRKYGTGCAGSPFLNGTLDIHKELEQKLAAYEGKEDAMIYSTGFEVNLGVVSTVTGRDDYILWDEQDHASIIEGRRLSFSNSLKYKHNDMASLETQLKKCDPDRVKLIVTDGVFSMEGDVCKLPDIVDLAHKYKASIMVDEAHGIGVFGEGGRGVCDHFGLKDEVDIIMGTFSKSFASLGGFVATDKIITNYLRHHSRSYIFTASITPASTAAVSKALDIMIAEPERQEHLWEITKFALEGFREMGCEIGHTETPIIPLFIRDNNKTFAITRDLLNEGIFVNPVVSPAVAPNDTLIRFSLMATHTKAQVETALEKIHKVFRSYGLVK; encoded by the coding sequence ATGAAGCTATTACAAGCTAAATTAGCAAAATATGATGAACCCCAAAAGGCAAAAGCCTTGGGTATTTATCCTTATTTCAGAGCTATTTCAAGCGAGCAGGACACCGAAGTCATCATGAATGGCAAGAAGGTGCTCATGTTTGGTTCCAACTGTTATTCGGGTCTGGTCAATGACAAGCGTGTGCACGAGGCTGCAATCGAAGCCATCAGGAAATATGGCACAGGTTGTGCAGGCTCACCGTTTCTGAACGGCACGCTCGACATTCACAAGGAACTTGAGCAGAAGCTGGCAGCCTACGAGGGTAAGGAAGACGCCATGATCTACTCTACAGGCTTTGAAGTAAACTTGGGCGTAGTATCGACGGTAACAGGCCGCGACGACTATATCCTGTGGGATGAGCAAGATCATGCCTCAATCATCGAGGGGCGTCGTCTCTCATTCTCCAACTCACTGAAATACAAGCACAACGACATGGCTTCGCTTGAAACGCAGCTCAAGAAATGCGACCCCGACCGTGTGAAACTCATCGTTACCGACGGAGTATTCTCGATGGAAGGTGACGTGTGCAAGCTGCCCGACATCGTTGACCTGGCCCACAAGTACAAGGCAAGCATCATGGTTGACGAGGCTCACGGCATAGGCGTCTTTGGCGAGGGCGGCCGCGGCGTGTGCGACCACTTCGGGCTCAAAGACGAGGTCGATATCATCATGGGCACATTCAGCAAGTCGTTTGCTTCGCTGGGCGGTTTTGTTGCTACCGACAAAATCATCACCAACTACCTGCGCCATCACTCCCGCTCCTACATCTTCACAGCCAGCATCACGCCAGCCAGCACAGCGGCAGTGAGCAAGGCTCTCGACATCATGATTGCCGAGCCCGAGCGCCAGGAGCACTTGTGGGAAATCACCAAGTTTGCGCTCGAAGGCTTCCGCGAGATGGGATGCGAAATTGGTCACACCGAGACACCCATCATCCCGCTTTTCATTCGCGACAACAACAAGACCTTTGCCATCACACGCGACCTGCTCAACGAGGGCATCTTCGTCAACCCGGTTGTGTCACCGGCTGTGGCTCCCAACGACACACTCATACGCTTCAGCCTCATGGCCACCCACACCAAAGCCCAGGTTGAGACCGCACTCGAAAAGATACACAAGGTGTTTAGAAGCTACGGTCTGGTAAAATAA
- a CDS encoding glycoside hydrolase family 2 TIM barrel-domain containing protein — MALKYLAMFVMLASAAMAAAHDNCNLPSGNEWHDMQVNSLNRLPDHASFFAFNNFAMALDGDKERSADYLSLTGMWKFNWVADADQRPLDFYKENLDVSSWATMPVPGLWELNGYGAPCYVNIGYAWMGHFDNNPPQVPVKDNHVGSYRRVIDIPASWSGKQVIAHFGSVTSNIYLYVNGKFAGYSEDSKVAAEFDITRLLKPGRNLISFQVFRWCDGSYSEDQDFWRFSGVARECYLFARQHDAIADVRISSTLAHDYRDGVLDVAVTMQGTCNLEAWLLDSAGNIVAQNTNSHVSNGRASFRMTVDNPCKWSAETPYLYTLVLAPTAPGGDHKPYSYVSQQVGFRRVEIKDGQLMVNGKRIMIKGVNRHEMDPDGGYVVSPERMEQDIAIMKRLNINAVRTCHYPDDPRWYDLCDKYGIYVCAEANQESHGLGYDDDSKAKTPMMAKPIMERNQHNVKVNFNHPSVIMWSLGNETGWSQNFNAAYDWIRSQDAQRPIQYERAVYEPSGKTDIVCPMYWSQAACERYARSTSAENSRPLIQCEYSHAMGNSCGGFKEYWELVRKYPKFQGGFIWDFVDQAIHWKDSAGRNILAYGGDFNSYDPSDNNFNCNGIVNPDRGLNPEAHEVGYFYQNIWVKPIDLQHGIVEVKNENAFRNLDNYELVYNFVFDGVASPAARLATLHVAPQEQTQVQLPGYSMPDTSAHEVFLNVEFQLKTAEPLLAAGHVAAHQQFKVGGCYVAASPAPASGKLRLKRTAESIVIKGESVEVTFAKKANWMLTKYNDYLGNGGVLRPNFWRAVTDNDMGAGLPKRCGVWRAPTMTLKHIDARLDRGKRVATVTACYDMPQVKAVLTLTYVIHGNAVLDVTQSLEARGDSTRVPEMLNYGMMMQLPAQYDQVRYYGRGPVENYVDRCESQHVGLYHTSVDAMFYPYIRPQETGTHTGIRCFKVLSPGGGLYVIPRGSLMQASALHYDLDELDEGLEKHQRHPSQLAKSQYTVLLFELAQAGVGGIDSWSQNAEALPQYRVGYGSKVFRFSLRPLH, encoded by the coding sequence ATGGCGTTAAAGTATTTGGCTATGTTTGTCATGCTTGCCAGTGCAGCAATGGCAGCCGCTCACGACAACTGTAATCTGCCAAGCGGCAATGAGTGGCACGATATGCAGGTCAACAGCCTGAACAGGCTGCCCGATCATGCCTCGTTTTTTGCATTCAACAATTTTGCGATGGCGCTCGATGGCGATAAAGAGCGCAGTGCCGACTATCTCTCGCTGACGGGAATGTGGAAATTCAACTGGGTGGCCGATGCCGACCAGCGCCCGCTTGATTTTTACAAGGAGAATCTCGACGTCTCCTCGTGGGCGACAATGCCTGTGCCTGGCTTGTGGGAACTCAACGGCTATGGCGCTCCCTGCTATGTGAACATAGGGTATGCGTGGATGGGCCACTTCGACAACAATCCACCACAAGTGCCCGTCAAGGACAATCACGTGGGAAGCTATAGGCGCGTGATCGACATTCCTGCCTCGTGGAGCGGCAAGCAGGTGATCGCGCACTTCGGGTCGGTGACCAGCAATATATACCTTTATGTAAACGGCAAGTTTGCAGGCTACAGCGAGGACAGTAAGGTTGCTGCCGAGTTCGACATCACGCGCCTGCTCAAGCCAGGACGCAATTTGATTTCGTTTCAGGTCTTTCGCTGGTGCGACGGCAGTTATAGCGAGGACCAGGACTTTTGGCGCTTCAGTGGAGTTGCACGTGAGTGCTATCTCTTTGCACGCCAGCATGATGCGATTGCCGATGTGCGCATCAGCAGCACACTCGCCCACGATTACCGCGACGGCGTGCTCGATGTGGCGGTGACCATGCAGGGCACATGCAACCTCGAGGCCTGGTTGCTCGACTCTGCTGGCAATATCGTGGCCCAGAACACAAACAGTCATGTAAGCAATGGCCGGGCGAGTTTTAGAATGACAGTCGACAATCCTTGCAAGTGGAGCGCTGAGACGCCTTATCTCTACACCCTGGTGCTGGCTCCCACGGCGCCTGGCGGTGACCACAAGCCCTATTCCTATGTTTCGCAGCAGGTGGGCTTCCGCCGAGTGGAAATCAAGGACGGACAACTCATGGTAAACGGCAAGCGCATCATGATAAAAGGAGTAAACCGCCACGAGATGGACCCCGATGGCGGCTATGTCGTGAGTCCCGAGCGCATGGAGCAGGACATTGCCATCATGAAGCGGCTCAACATCAACGCCGTGCGCACGTGCCACTATCCCGACGACCCACGGTGGTATGACCTGTGCGACAAGTATGGCATCTATGTGTGTGCCGAGGCCAATCAGGAAAGCCACGGCCTGGGTTATGACGATGATTCCAAGGCTAAGACGCCCATGATGGCCAAGCCCATCATGGAACGCAACCAGCACAATGTGAAGGTGAATTTCAATCACCCCAGTGTCATCATGTGGAGCTTGGGCAATGAGACTGGCTGGAGCCAGAACTTCAATGCGGCCTACGACTGGATACGCTCGCAAGACGCCCAGCGCCCAATCCAGTATGAGCGTGCAGTGTATGAGCCCAGCGGTAAAACCGATATCGTGTGCCCCATGTACTGGTCACAGGCAGCCTGCGAGAGGTATGCTCGTTCGACTTCTGCCGAGAATAGCCGTCCGCTCATCCAGTGCGAGTACAGCCATGCCATGGGCAACTCGTGTGGCGGCTTCAAGGAGTACTGGGAGCTGGTGAGGAAATACCCTAAGTTTCAGGGTGGTTTCATTTGGGATTTCGTCGACCAGGCTATTCACTGGAAAGACAGTGCTGGCCGGAACATCCTGGCCTATGGCGGCGACTTCAACAGCTACGACCCGAGCGACAACAACTTCAATTGCAACGGCATTGTGAATCCCGACCGCGGCCTCAATCCCGAGGCGCACGAAGTGGGCTACTTCTATCAGAACATTTGGGTGAAGCCCATCGACCTGCAACATGGCATTGTCGAGGTGAAAAACGAGAATGCCTTCAGAAATTTAGACAACTACGAGCTCGTCTACAACTTTGTTTTCGACGGCGTGGCTTCGCCGGCTGCCCGTCTTGCCACGTTGCATGTCGCCCCGCAAGAGCAGACGCAAGTACAGCTGCCCGGCTATTCCATGCCCGACACCTCTGCTCACGAGGTGTTTCTCAATGTGGAATTCCAGCTCAAGACTGCCGAGCCGCTGCTGGCTGCAGGCCACGTGGCAGCGCACCAGCAATTCAAGGTGGGCGGCTGCTATGTTGCAGCTTCGCCGGCGCCTGCCAGCGGCAAGCTGCGGCTGAAACGCACTGCCGAGTCAATTGTAATAAAGGGCGAAAGCGTGGAGGTGACATTCGCCAAGAAAGCCAACTGGATGCTCACCAAGTACAACGACTATTTGGGCAACGGTGGCGTTTTGCGGCCAAACTTCTGGCGAGCTGTGACCGACAACGACATGGGCGCAGGCCTGCCTAAGCGTTGCGGTGTGTGGCGTGCACCCACGATGACGTTGAAACACATTGATGCCCGCCTCGACAGGGGAAAACGGGTTGCCACCGTTACGGCCTGCTACGACATGCCTCAAGTGAAGGCTGTGCTCACACTCACTTATGTCATTCACGGCAACGCTGTGCTCGACGTCACCCAGAGCCTTGAGGCCAGGGGCGACTCCACGCGTGTGCCCGAGATGCTGAACTATGGCATGATGATGCAGTTGCCGGCACAATACGACCAGGTGCGCTACTACGGTCGTGGTCCGGTCGAGAACTACGTCGACCGCTGTGAGTCGCAGCATGTGGGCTTGTATCACACCAGTGTCGATGCTATGTTTTATCCCTACATTCGTCCGCAGGAGACGGGCACCCACACTGGCATTAGATGCTTCAAGGTGCTCAGTCCTGGCGGCGGCCTTTACGTTATCCCCCGCGGCAGCTTGATGCAGGCCAGCGCGTTGCACTACGACCTCGATGAGCTCGACGAGGGGCTGGAGAAGCACCAGCGCCACCCCTCACAGCTGGCAAAGTCACAGTACACGGTCCTGCTCTTTGAGCTTGCACAGGCTGGCGTGGGTGGTATCGACAGCTGGAGCCAGAATGCCGAGGCGCTGCCGCAGTACCGTGTGGGTTATGGCTCCAAGGTGTTCAGGTTCTCTCTTAGGCCCTTGCACTGA
- the metX gene encoding homoserine O-acetyltransferase MetX yields MSKIYNYNHIFALESGQSLPSLDIAYDTWGTLAPARDNVVWVCHALTANSDVADWWPGTVEPNRFLDPEKYYIVCANILGSCYGTTGPSSINPATGQPWWGSFPRVTMRDMVRAHRLLARHLGIDHVQLLVGSSIGGFQCLEWCISEPQFARNAAFIATAAQASPWQVAFNETQRMAIDCDSTFGSPSAQAGMTGMAVARAIALLSYRGGKAYNKTQADTSRAATCFDHRVQSYQHHQGEKLCRRFNAYSYYRLLQAFDSHDVGRGRGGVARALQCIKARTLVVAITSDILFPVEEHEVLTRNIPDVHMEVIDSDFGHDGFLVENEQLNAIIQRFLNNKQQ; encoded by the coding sequence ATGTCTAAAATCTACAATTATAATCACATTTTCGCGCTTGAAAGCGGCCAGTCGTTGCCTTCACTTGATATTGCCTACGATACTTGGGGCACTCTTGCCCCCGCTCGCGACAATGTGGTTTGGGTTTGCCACGCCCTCACGGCCAACAGCGATGTGGCCGATTGGTGGCCCGGCACAGTCGAGCCTAATCGATTTCTCGACCCGGAGAAGTACTATATCGTGTGTGCCAACATCCTGGGCAGCTGCTACGGCACGACTGGCCCGTCGAGCATCAATCCTGCCACAGGGCAGCCGTGGTGGGGGAGTTTTCCGCGGGTTACGATGCGCGACATGGTGAGGGCCCATCGGTTGCTGGCCAGGCACCTGGGCATCGACCACGTGCAGCTGCTTGTGGGTAGCAGCATAGGTGGCTTTCAGTGTTTGGAGTGGTGCATTTCTGAGCCACAATTTGCCCGCAATGCCGCTTTCATTGCTACGGCAGCACAGGCCTCGCCTTGGCAGGTGGCTTTCAACGAGACCCAGCGCATGGCTATCGACTGCGATTCCACCTTCGGCTCGCCGAGTGCCCAGGCTGGCATGACTGGCATGGCCGTGGCACGCGCCATTGCCCTGCTCAGCTATCGAGGCGGCAAGGCCTACAACAAGACCCAGGCCGATACAAGCCGTGCTGCCACTTGCTTCGACCACAGGGTGCAGTCCTATCAGCACCACCAGGGAGAAAAATTGTGCAGGCGCTTCAATGCTTATTCTTATTACCGGTTGCTTCAGGCCTTCGACTCTCACGATGTGGGCCGTGGTCGTGGTGGAGTGGCTCGTGCTTTGCAGTGCATCAAGGCCCGCACGCTTGTAGTGGCCATCACAAGCGACATTTTGTTTCCTGTCGAGGAGCACGAGGTGCTCACACGCAATATTCCCGATGTACACATGGAAGTAATCGATTCCGACTTTGGCCACGATGGCTTCTTGGTTGAGAACGAGCAGCTCAATGCCATCATTCAACGTTTTCTAAATAATAAACAACAATAA
- a CDS encoding homoserine dehydrogenase, whose product MNDKQIYIGLFGFGTVGKGLYDVLKKIDPDNVHLVKVCVRNVAKHQQQAPELEFTSEADDIFADPRVNFIVELIDDADAAYAIVKRALTAGYPVVSGNKKMLAAHLPEMIELQKQHDTALLYDASACGSIPVIRNLEEYYDNDLLISVKGILNGSSNFILSKIFNEGMTYDAALALAQKLGFAESDPTLDIGGWDSVFKLIIITMHAFGVYVPSNEIFTFGIGNMNEHDIQFAVEKRRRIKLVGWAEKVAHNRLILSVMPHLLSKQKYIYSVEDEFNGVVIKGLFYYKQFMFGQGAGGFPTGSAVLSDITAQLYDYRYEYKKLLSSHKPVFTNDHRLRVYYRYDTPHDLNLLNFTNISESYYSDSFKYVVGEVSLQELHDRAQELRNAPVFLSLYPHD is encoded by the coding sequence ATGAACGACAAGCAGATATATATAGGTCTATTTGGATTTGGCACCGTGGGCAAGGGACTCTACGACGTGCTCAAGAAAATCGACCCCGACAATGTGCACCTCGTGAAGGTGTGTGTGCGCAATGTGGCTAAGCACCAGCAGCAAGCGCCCGAGCTCGAATTTACCAGCGAGGCCGACGACATCTTTGCCGACCCGCGCGTCAACTTCATTGTCGAGCTCATCGACGATGCTGATGCCGCCTATGCCATCGTCAAGCGTGCTCTCACGGCTGGTTATCCTGTGGTGAGCGGCAATAAGAAGATGCTTGCGGCCCATTTGCCCGAAATGATCGAGTTGCAGAAGCAGCACGACACGGCTTTGCTCTATGACGCTTCGGCTTGTGGCAGCATCCCCGTGATTAGAAACCTCGAGGAGTATTACGACAACGACCTGCTCATTTCGGTGAAAGGTATACTCAATGGCTCGTCCAACTTTATTTTGTCTAAAATCTTCAACGAGGGCATGACCTATGATGCAGCTCTGGCCCTGGCTCAAAAACTCGGTTTTGCCGAGAGCGACCCCACACTCGACATTGGCGGCTGGGACTCGGTGTTCAAGCTTATCATCATCACCATGCACGCTTTTGGCGTCTATGTGCCGAGCAATGAGATTTTTACCTTCGGCATCGGCAACATGAACGAGCACGACATCCAGTTTGCTGTCGAGAAGCGCCGCCGCATCAAGCTGGTGGGCTGGGCCGAGAAAGTAGCCCACAACCGGCTCATTCTCTCGGTCATGCCGCACTTGCTCTCCAAGCAGAAGTATATCTACAGCGTTGAAGACGAGTTCAACGGCGTGGTCATCAAGGGTCTGTTCTATTACAAGCAGTTTATGTTCGGGCAGGGAGCCGGCGGCTTTCCCACTGGTTCAGCTGTGCTTAGCGACATCACCGCCCAGCTCTACGACTACCGCTATGAGTACAAGAAGCTGTTGAGTAGCCACAAGCCCGTGTTCACCAACGACCACCGCCTGCGTGTGTATTATCGCTACGACACTCCTCACGACTTAAACCTGTTGAATTTCACCAATATAAGTGAGAGTTACTATAGCGATAGCTTCAAGTATGTGGTGGGTGAGGTATCGCTGCAGGAGTTGCACGACCGCGCCCAAGAGCTGCGCAATGCTCCTGTCTTTCTCTCGCTATATCCCCACGACTGA
- a CDS encoding NAD(+) synthase codes for MTLQNKNDYGYIRVAAAVPQVNVADVEYNVAQIVDCARHAADAGAQLVVFPELSVTSYTCADLFANEVLLDSAEQAIVAIGEATARVDIVVIVGAPVRADGHLFNCAVVMHKGKILGFVPKTYLPNYKEFYEKRWFTSYNLVRNQHEITFNGSSYPFGADIIFDAGRVKLAVEICEDLWVPIPPSSIYSINGANVIVNLSASNELIGKHDYLVNLIKHQSEHCISAYVYSSAGYGESTTDLVFAGNAIIAENGSVLKEGARFEQTSQLEWADIDIEALNNERRVNGSYSDNLAQYAREMHHVSFDWPATLNYDETRLCRPLKKLPFVPREESRLHSRCEDIVNIQTEGLMRRLHFTGIKTVVVGVSGGLDSTLALLVATRAFDKLGLDRRGIYGITMPGFGTTDRTYNNALELMHALGITVKEISIAAAVTQHFADIGHDMSVHDVTYENGQARERTQILMDYANKTGGIVLGTGDLSELALGWATYNGDHMSMYNVNCSIPKTLAKHLVMWFATLASTTTPEGLKIHETLLDVLHTPISPELTPADAQGNIQQKTEDLVGPYELHDFFLYHMLRYGYSPRKLYLLANLAFEGDYDRKTIKKWLTKFMWRFFGQQFKRSCLPDGPKVGSVSLSPRGDWRMPSDAAVRLWIKECDELPQ; via the coding sequence ATGACTTTGCAAAATAAAAACGATTACGGATATATACGCGTAGCTGCAGCAGTGCCGCAAGTCAATGTCGCCGATGTTGAATACAATGTGGCACAGATTGTTGACTGTGCGAGGCATGCTGCCGATGCCGGGGCGCAGCTTGTGGTTTTTCCAGAGTTGAGTGTTACATCCTACACATGTGCCGACTTGTTTGCCAACGAGGTGCTGCTCGACAGCGCCGAGCAGGCTATTGTGGCCATTGGGGAGGCGACGGCCAGAGTCGACATTGTCGTGATTGTGGGAGCTCCAGTCAGGGCCGACGGGCACCTTTTCAATTGCGCTGTGGTGATGCACAAGGGCAAGATACTGGGTTTTGTGCCCAAGACCTACTTGCCCAACTACAAGGAATTCTATGAGAAGCGCTGGTTCACGAGTTATAATCTCGTGCGCAATCAGCATGAGATCACCTTCAATGGCAGCAGCTACCCGTTTGGAGCCGACATTATCTTCGACGCCGGCCGGGTGAAGCTGGCTGTAGAGATATGCGAGGACTTGTGGGTGCCCATACCTCCGAGTTCAATCTACTCGATAAATGGGGCTAATGTGATTGTCAACCTCTCGGCATCTAATGAGCTCATAGGCAAGCACGATTATCTCGTAAATCTCATCAAGCACCAGTCAGAACATTGTATTTCGGCCTATGTATACTCCTCGGCAGGCTATGGGGAGTCGACGACCGACCTTGTCTTTGCCGGCAATGCCATCATTGCCGAAAACGGCTCTGTGCTCAAGGAAGGGGCGCGGTTTGAGCAAACCTCGCAACTCGAGTGGGCCGACATCGATATCGAGGCGCTCAACAACGAGCGCAGGGTGAACGGGAGCTACAGCGACAACCTGGCTCAATATGCGCGTGAGATGCATCATGTGTCATTCGATTGGCCAGCAACACTCAACTACGACGAGACTCGCTTGTGTCGGCCGTTGAAGAAGTTGCCCTTTGTGCCCCGCGAGGAGAGCAGGCTGCACAGCCGTTGCGAGGACATTGTCAACATTCAGACTGAGGGTCTCATGCGCCGCCTGCACTTCACTGGCATCAAAACTGTGGTGGTGGGTGTGTCGGGAGGTCTTGATTCTACGCTGGCCTTGCTTGTAGCCACTCGGGCCTTCGACAAGTTGGGCCTCGACCGTCGTGGAATATACGGCATCACAATGCCTGGCTTTGGAACTACCGACCGTACCTACAATAATGCACTCGAGCTCATGCATGCGCTTGGTATTACGGTGAAAGAAATCTCGATCGCAGCTGCCGTGACGCAGCACTTTGCCGATATCGGGCACGACATGAGTGTGCACGATGTGACCTATGAGAACGGGCAGGCACGCGAGCGCACGCAAATATTGATGGACTATGCCAACAAGACTGGAGGCATTGTACTTGGCACAGGCGACCTCTCTGAACTTGCCTTGGGGTGGGCCACCTACAACGGCGACCACATGTCGATGTACAACGTGAACTGCAGCATACCTAAAACACTTGCCAAGCATCTGGTCATGTGGTTTGCCACGTTGGCTTCTACCACTACACCCGAGGGGCTGAAAATACACGAGACGCTGCTCGACGTGTTGCACACACCCATAAGCCCCGAGCTCACTCCGGCCGATGCTCAAGGCAATATACAGCAGAAGACCGAGGACCTTGTGGGACCCTATGAGCTGCACGACTTCTTCCTGTATCACATGTTGCGCTATGGCTACTCGCCGCGCAAGCTTTACTTGCTGGCCAACCTGGCTTTTGAAGGCGACTATGATCGCAAGACAATAAAGAAGTGGCTCACCAAGTTCATGTGGCGTTTCTTTGGACAGCAATTCAAGCGGTCGTGCCTGCCCGACGGTCCCAAGGTGGGCAGTGTGAGCTTGTCGCCACGTGGCGACTGGCGCATGCCCAGCGACGCTGCTGTGCGGCTGTGGATAAAGGAGTGCGACGAGTTGCCTCAATGA